In Woeseia oceani, one DNA window encodes the following:
- a CDS encoding zinc metallopeptidase — MIFLILALLLLALVFGPGIWVKRVLSRYSTPANRYSGSGAQLARHLLDLSGLQAVAVERTKDGDHYDPAAKAVRLTDDKFDGRSLTAITVAAHEVGHAIQDAEGYRPLRWRGRLVRIMQPVERVGALVLMVSPFLGALTRAPTLGILLFLGGLMTLATSILVHLVTLPTEFDASFGRALPLLQRESILKSVDQPHARRLLTAAALTYVAASLMSLLNMARWLAILRR, encoded by the coding sequence ATGATTTTCCTCATCCTCGCTCTGCTGTTACTCGCACTGGTCTTCGGCCCGGGCATATGGGTCAAGCGCGTGTTGTCGCGCTATTCGACGCCAGCCAATCGCTATAGCGGCAGTGGCGCTCAACTTGCGCGCCACCTGCTCGATTTATCCGGCCTGCAGGCCGTAGCCGTTGAGCGCACCAAGGACGGAGACCACTACGATCCCGCCGCGAAAGCAGTGCGGCTGACGGACGACAAGTTTGACGGGCGTTCTTTAACTGCCATCACGGTCGCCGCTCACGAAGTGGGGCACGCCATCCAGGATGCCGAGGGCTACCGCCCGCTCCGCTGGCGTGGGCGGCTCGTGCGGATCATGCAGCCCGTCGAGCGGGTCGGCGCACTGGTGCTGATGGTATCGCCGTTTCTCGGGGCCCTGACTCGCGCGCCCACGCTCGGCATTCTGCTGTTCCTGGGCGGACTGATGACGCTCGCGACCAGTATCCTGGTCCACCTGGTCACATTACCGACGGAATTTGATGCCAGCTTCGGTCGCGCCTTGCCCTTGCTGCAGCGGGAGTCCATTCTGAAGAGCGTAGACCAGCCGCATGCCCGGCGGCTGCTGACGGCAGCCGCGCTCACCTACGTTGCCGCCTCCCTGATGAGCCTGCTCAACATGGCCCGCTGGCTGGCGATCCTGCGTCGCTGA
- a CDS encoding alanine/glycine:cation symporter family protein, translating into MATIGAALNAFSSFMWGTPLVVLLVGGGIFFVLHSRGLPYRYFRHGFQIITGRYDNDSGDQGDISHFKALATALSGTLGLGNITGVAVAITVGGPGAVFWMWITAIIGIATKFYTASLAVMFRGRDDAGHLQGGPMYVIREGLGRRWMPLAWLFCIAALFGTLPIFQINQLVQIIRDVVAVPAGLTLADDHLAFDLLLGLIFSALVFAVIVGRIQRIANVTSRVVPFMVVFYFVLTAILLVQNASEIPGALSLIVSDAFSGQSVAGGAIGTVILIGVQRGAFSNEAGIGTESLAHGAARTNEPIREGLVAMIGPFVDTLIVCTCTALAILVTGAWQSDAVGVTMTSNAFETAFPGFGGLLLVVMVFFLSISTVLTFSYYGGKCAGFLFGTRYERWYIGFYTVLIIVGAAASLRAVIGLIDGMYATMAIPTMVSSLLLAPKVRVAAKDYFARLKASGG; encoded by the coding sequence ATGGCAACCATTGGCGCGGCGTTGAACGCCTTTTCATCGTTCATGTGGGGCACTCCGCTGGTCGTCTTGCTGGTCGGCGGCGGTATTTTTTTCGTCCTGCATTCCCGGGGGCTGCCGTACCGTTATTTTCGCCATGGTTTCCAGATCATCACCGGGCGCTACGACAATGATTCCGGCGACCAGGGCGACATCTCGCATTTCAAAGCCCTCGCCACCGCACTGTCGGGGACTCTGGGTCTCGGCAATATAACCGGCGTTGCCGTCGCCATCACTGTCGGCGGCCCCGGTGCCGTGTTCTGGATGTGGATTACCGCGATCATTGGCATTGCGACCAAGTTTTACACTGCGTCGCTCGCCGTCATGTTTCGCGGCCGCGATGATGCGGGCCACTTGCAGGGTGGGCCCATGTACGTCATTCGCGAAGGCCTGGGACGCCGCTGGATGCCGCTGGCCTGGTTGTTCTGCATTGCCGCTTTGTTCGGTACCTTGCCCATATTCCAGATCAATCAACTGGTGCAGATCATTCGCGATGTGGTTGCCGTGCCCGCGGGTCTCACCCTTGCCGATGATCACCTCGCATTTGACCTGCTGCTTGGTTTGATTTTCAGCGCGCTGGTATTCGCTGTCATCGTCGGGCGTATTCAGCGGATAGCGAACGTGACCAGCCGGGTGGTTCCGTTCATGGTGGTTTTCTATTTCGTGTTGACCGCAATATTGCTTGTGCAGAATGCGTCGGAAATTCCCGGCGCTCTGTCGTTGATTGTCAGCGATGCGTTCAGTGGTCAATCGGTGGCCGGCGGCGCGATCGGTACGGTCATTCTGATAGGCGTGCAGCGCGGTGCATTCTCCAACGAAGCAGGTATAGGCACCGAATCGCTGGCACACGGTGCTGCGCGTACCAATGAACCCATTCGTGAAGGCCTCGTTGCCATGATCGGGCCGTTCGTTGACACATTGATCGTGTGCACGTGCACGGCCCTTGCCATTCTGGTCACGGGTGCATGGCAATCTGATGCCGTGGGCGTCACGATGACCAGCAATGCCTTTGAAACAGCCTTTCCGGGATTCGGCGGTTTGCTGCTGGTGGTCATGGTTTTCTTCCTGAGTATCAGCACGGTGCTGACCTTCAGCTACTACGGCGGCAAGTGCGCGGGTTTCTTGTTCGGGACCCGCTACGAGCGCTGGTATATCGGCTTCTACACGGTGTTGATTATCGTGGGCGCGGCCGCTTCGTTACGTGCTGTGATCGGCCTGATTGACGGCATGTACGCCACGATGGCTATCCCGACCATGGTCTCGAGTCTCCTGCTGGCGCCGAAAGTCAGGGTAGCGGCAAAGGACTATTTCGCACGTCTTAAAGCCAGCGGCGGCTAG
- a CDS encoding S10 family peptidase has product MNERKMYLPIAAVVAVLVLSMPAAFAAETADPKVAEPIPEPRSFVTEHRGEFNGVSVRYTATAGETYLRDEDGKPKASIFTFAYVRTDAAGPRPVTFVWNGGPGSASLWLHMGTFGPKRVVVPSDAKNAGLPPYPVQDATETLLDVTDLVFVDPVGTGYSRALGEHEGKEFWGLNEDALSMAEFIRTWVTENQRWNAPRFLLGESFGTTRAAAVAEILETDFMLRLNGLIFVSQALDYAGSTPYVRDNLISHITYLPTMAATAWYHNKVAPRPASMESFVAEARAFASNQLLPALFKGNALPASERAEIVRGLQRYTGLSSEYIERSNLRIQGFRFAKELLREEGHAVGLLDARYTQDQLDDLAAEPSGDAADGAISAAFKAALMQYLRSDLNVDWDRLYLAPADSNLNKEWRWRTAPEGEAWEPWPVNTAHNLSRALRANPELRVLVASGYFDLVTPFFDAEFTLNRHDIEASRVDYRYYEGGHMMYVNEPSRTRLLDDTRQFILQQLRTAR; this is encoded by the coding sequence ATGAATGAGCGAAAGATGTACTTGCCCATTGCCGCCGTGGTGGCGGTGCTGGTCCTGTCAATGCCTGCCGCTTTCGCTGCAGAAACGGCGGACCCGAAAGTGGCCGAGCCGATCCCGGAGCCGCGTAGTTTCGTGACCGAACACCGTGGCGAATTCAATGGCGTATCCGTGCGTTATACGGCGACCGCTGGCGAAACCTACTTGCGTGATGAAGACGGCAAACCCAAAGCGTCCATTTTTACCTTTGCTTATGTGCGAACAGATGCGGCGGGACCACGACCGGTCACGTTTGTCTGGAACGGTGGCCCCGGTTCGGCCTCGTTATGGCTGCACATGGGCACGTTCGGTCCGAAGCGCGTGGTTGTGCCAAGTGACGCGAAAAATGCCGGTCTGCCGCCGTATCCGGTGCAGGACGCTACCGAGACCCTGCTTGACGTGACTGACCTGGTCTTTGTTGACCCTGTAGGAACTGGCTATTCGCGGGCGTTGGGAGAACACGAAGGCAAAGAGTTCTGGGGGCTGAACGAAGATGCGTTGTCGATGGCCGAGTTTATCCGCACCTGGGTGACCGAGAATCAACGCTGGAACGCGCCGCGTTTCTTGCTTGGTGAGAGTTTCGGCACAACCCGCGCAGCGGCGGTGGCCGAAATTCTGGAAACGGATTTCATGCTGCGTTTGAACGGCCTGATATTCGTCTCGCAGGCGCTCGACTACGCGGGCTCTACGCCGTACGTTCGCGACAATCTCATTTCGCACATAACTTATTTGCCGACGATGGCGGCGACCGCGTGGTACCACAACAAAGTTGCGCCGAGGCCCGCATCGATGGAGTCCTTCGTCGCGGAAGCCAGAGCGTTTGCGAGCAATCAGCTGCTGCCGGCGCTCTTCAAAGGCAATGCATTGCCCGCCAGCGAACGTGCGGAGATCGTGCGTGGCTTGCAGCGTTACACGGGTTTGTCCAGCGAGTACATCGAGCGTTCGAATCTGCGTATCCAGGGTTTTCGGTTCGCCAAAGAGTTACTGCGCGAGGAGGGTCATGCGGTAGGTTTGCTCGACGCCCGTTATACCCAGGATCAACTGGATGACCTTGCGGCAGAGCCTTCCGGCGATGCGGCTGACGGCGCTATCTCGGCGGCTTTCAAGGCTGCGTTGATGCAGTACCTGCGCAGCGACCTGAACGTGGACTGGGATCGCCTGTACCTGGCCCCGGCGGATAGCAATTTGAACAAGGAATGGCGCTGGAGAACGGCACCTGAGGGCGAAGCCTGGGAACCCTGGCCGGTCAACACGGCGCATAATTTGTCGCGAGCCTTGCGGGCGAATCCGGAGTTACGGGTATTGGTGGCGTCGGGCTACTTCGATCTGGTGACCCCGTTCTTCGATGCGGAATTCACCCTGAATCGCCACGATATCGAGGCCTCCCGAGTCGATTATCGATACTACGAAGGCGGTCACATGATGTACGTGAACGAACCATCGAGGACCCGGCTCCTCGACGACACCCGGCAATTCATCCTGCAGCAACTCAGGACAGCGAGATGA
- a CDS encoding trans-sulfuration enzyme family protein, producing the protein MTESQKTATRIAQGLHYVDKQTGSVIPPIQPSTTFARDADYQLIADNHSYARDQNPTFLPAEAMLCELEGGSDALLFSSGMAAAMAVAQTLRPGDHIVAPKVMYWGLRNWLGTFCSQWGIELELFDANDPRGLDKAVQAGKTKLVWIESPCNPTWDVIDIAASARIAHAAGARLAVDSTVATPVLTRPLQLGADIVMHSATKYLNGHGDVVAGALITARKDEHWDAIRRVRADGGAILGSFEAWLLQRGMRTLFLRVREASRSALAVAQHFSGHPKLLGVLYPGLPAHAGHAVASEQMSGGYGGMLSLRVTGGAAAALEVARRCQVFIRATSLGGVESLIEHRYSIEGPDSPIPADLLRLSIGIEDTDDLIRDLEQALA; encoded by the coding sequence ATGACCGAAAGCCAAAAGACCGCCACGCGGATCGCGCAGGGGCTGCATTACGTTGATAAGCAGACAGGCAGTGTGATTCCGCCGATACAGCCGTCAACAACGTTTGCGCGCGACGCCGACTACCAGCTCATCGCGGACAATCACAGTTATGCGCGCGATCAGAACCCGACGTTTCTTCCCGCTGAGGCGATGCTCTGTGAACTGGAAGGCGGCAGCGACGCGTTGCTGTTCAGCTCGGGCATGGCCGCGGCTATGGCGGTCGCGCAAACATTGCGCCCGGGCGACCACATCGTAGCGCCAAAGGTCATGTACTGGGGTCTGCGCAACTGGCTGGGTACGTTCTGTTCGCAATGGGGTATCGAGCTGGAACTGTTCGATGCCAACGATCCGCGCGGGCTGGATAAAGCGGTACAAGCCGGCAAGACCAAACTGGTCTGGATCGAGTCTCCGTGCAATCCGACCTGGGACGTTATTGATATTGCGGCGTCTGCGCGTATTGCACATGCGGCCGGCGCGCGTCTCGCGGTGGATTCAACCGTGGCGACACCGGTCCTGACCCGGCCTTTGCAGCTGGGTGCCGACATTGTCATGCATTCGGCAACCAAGTACCTGAACGGACACGGCGACGTGGTGGCCGGTGCGCTGATCACCGCACGCAAGGATGAGCATTGGGATGCTATCCGGCGGGTGCGCGCGGACGGTGGTGCGATACTCGGCAGTTTCGAGGCGTGGCTGCTGCAACGCGGTATGCGCACCTTGTTCCTGCGCGTGCGGGAGGCCAGTCGTTCGGCATTGGCTGTTGCGCAGCACTTTTCCGGTCACCCGAAATTGCTGGGTGTACTTTACCCGGGGCTGCCAGCACACGCGGGTCACGCTGTGGCCAGCGAACAGATGTCCGGTGGCTACGGTGGCATGTTGTCGTTGCGAGTGACCGGCGGTGCAGCGGCGGCGCTTGAGGTCGCACGTCGGTGCCAGGTGTTTATTCGTGCGACCTCGTTGGGCGGTGTGGAGAGCCTGATCGAGCACCGCTATTCCATCGAAGGGCCGGACAGCCCGATTCCGGCTGACTTGCTGCGCTTGTCGATCGGCATCGAAGATACAGATGATCTGATTCGCGATCTGGAGCAGGCGCTGGCCTGA
- a CDS encoding YciI family protein: MQYLLLIYAAADSGEPQPGSKEWDAYIAGYESLSNEAAEKGAMLGGNGLQDVDTATTVRVRGGKVETTDGPFAETREVLGGYYLMECKDLDEAIAYAAKIPGARYGSVEIRPIMQFD; this comes from the coding sequence GTGCAATACTTGCTTTTGATCTATGCAGCTGCAGACAGCGGCGAGCCGCAACCCGGCAGCAAGGAATGGGATGCCTATATTGCAGGCTACGAGTCATTAAGTAATGAAGCCGCTGAGAAAGGCGCGATGCTGGGCGGTAACGGACTGCAGGATGTCGATACGGCAACGACAGTACGGGTGCGTGGCGGCAAAGTTGAAACGACGGACGGGCCGTTTGCCGAAACCCGTGAAGTTCTTGGTGGCTATTACCTGATGGAATGCAAAGACCTTGACGAAGCCATCGCGTATGCGGCGAAGATTCCGGGCGCCAGGTATGGCTCGGTTGAAATTCGACCCATCATGCAATTTGACTGA
- a CDS encoding RNA polymerase sigma factor: protein MQASAHTVTALVRDQWGRALATLVSDFGDLSLAEDALQDAFMAALQRWPQDGQPRSPLAWLLTVARRRAIDHLRHEQQKIAKQTELGILADQREVFPAVEEEELIPDERLRLIFTCCHPALRPSAQVALTLKTLCGFRTSELARAFLSAETTMGQRIVRAKRKIRDAGIPYRVPDPEQLPERLHSVLAVIYLIFNESWSATGGDQLIRQALYAEALNLVGLLQQLMRPDSEVLGLHALMLLHGSRSKARLESGNELVTLEEQDRCLWDRAMIDAGQRLIVEAAALGPPGPYLLQAMISAVHAEAASFEETDWGQIRDLYGLLYTAQPSLVIKLNAAVARYFAGETTAAVAIFDELEQEPSLARYQPLYAARAELCRKAGEFSKARDYALRALALCQNDTECRYLQKRLRQIDAAAGAVESMPEGRR from the coding sequence ATGCAAGCGTCTGCTCACACGGTCACCGCTCTCGTGCGAGACCAGTGGGGGCGGGCGCTGGCAACGCTGGTCAGCGATTTCGGCGATTTGTCGCTGGCGGAAGATGCACTGCAGGATGCGTTCATGGCGGCTTTGCAGCGCTGGCCACAGGACGGACAACCACGCAGTCCCCTGGCCTGGTTGCTGACTGTCGCCCGTCGGCGCGCTATCGATCATTTGCGCCATGAGCAGCAGAAAATTGCCAAGCAAACCGAGCTCGGCATTCTCGCCGACCAGCGCGAAGTCTTCCCGGCGGTGGAGGAGGAAGAGTTGATTCCGGATGAACGTCTGCGCCTGATTTTCACTTGCTGTCATCCCGCATTGCGACCGTCCGCGCAGGTTGCTCTGACGCTCAAGACGCTGTGCGGTTTTCGAACCTCAGAACTGGCGCGGGCATTCCTGAGCGCCGAAACGACGATGGGGCAGCGTATCGTGCGCGCCAAACGCAAGATTCGTGATGCGGGAATTCCGTACCGGGTACCGGACCCGGAGCAATTGCCTGAAAGGCTCCACAGCGTGCTTGCCGTTATCTACCTCATTTTCAACGAGAGCTGGTCAGCAACCGGTGGTGATCAGCTCATTCGCCAGGCTCTCTACGCCGAAGCCCTGAATCTGGTTGGCCTGTTGCAGCAACTAATGCGGCCCGACAGCGAAGTGCTGGGATTGCACGCATTGATGTTGTTGCACGGTTCGCGCAGTAAGGCGCGACTGGAGTCTGGTAACGAGCTGGTCACGCTTGAAGAACAGGACCGGTGCTTGTGGGACAGGGCGATGATCGATGCTGGCCAGCGGCTGATTGTCGAAGCGGCCGCGCTGGGACCGCCTGGGCCGTATTTGTTGCAGGCGATGATCAGTGCCGTGCACGCCGAGGCAGCCAGCTTCGAAGAAACGGATTGGGGACAAATACGTGATCTGTACGGTTTGTTGTATACGGCGCAACCGTCACTGGTGATCAAGCTGAACGCAGCGGTTGCGCGTTATTTCGCTGGCGAGACGACAGCCGCCGTCGCTATCTTCGATGAACTCGAGCAGGAACCCTCGCTCGCACGCTATCAACCGTTGTACGCAGCCCGTGCGGAGCTGTGCCGGAAAGCGGGGGAGTTCAGCAAGGCCCGGGACTATGCCTTGCGTGCACTGGCGCTCTGCCAGAACGATACAGAATGCCGATACCTCCAAAAACGCCTGCGGCAGATCGACGCTGCCGCAGGCGCGGTGGAATCAATGCCGGAAGGCAGGCGGTAA
- a CDS encoding amidohydrolase family protein, with product MKHRIALFLIALLPIHLQAETIAITGARVHTVSDRGTLENATVIIEDGVIAAVGNNLAPPSGATVVDASGKIVTPGLFSAMGQLGLTEVNAVSGTVDFIQRGEQFSAAFDVADAYNRRSTLIAINRIEGITRAAIMPTGAGGPDEAGQFSHIFSGLGAIVQLGDEADSIVRRQAAMVVHLGEGGSSLAGGSRATALLQLRQALNDALDYAGHKDDYERGSRRAYALSQSDLEALQAVIEGTLPLIVHVDRASDIEVLLSMAAEYRLQLLIAGGTEAWMVAKQLADAGVGVILDSINNLPGSFDKLNARLDSAALLADAGVPVAFGGSSVQNHNARNITQAAGIAVANGLTWETALRALTLTPAEFYGVADRSGSIVAGKDADIVIWADDPLELSSYPEQVYIKGEQIPMQSRQTLLRDRYLKSASQLPPAFRH from the coding sequence ATGAAGCATCGCATCGCACTCTTTCTGATTGCCCTGTTGCCCATCCACCTGCAGGCGGAAACGATCGCCATTACTGGCGCACGCGTGCATACGGTGAGCGATCGCGGCACCCTGGAAAACGCCACGGTGATCATCGAAGACGGCGTTATTGCAGCCGTTGGCAACAACCTAGCGCCGCCGTCCGGAGCAACGGTCGTGGACGCCAGCGGCAAGATTGTTACCCCTGGCCTGTTTTCCGCCATGGGCCAACTGGGTCTGACGGAAGTGAACGCCGTGAGTGGCACCGTGGACTTCATCCAGCGAGGCGAGCAGTTCAGCGCAGCGTTTGATGTTGCCGATGCTTACAACCGCCGTTCTACGTTGATCGCCATCAACCGTATCGAAGGCATCACTCGTGCAGCCATCATGCCCACGGGTGCCGGTGGGCCGGATGAGGCCGGACAGTTCAGTCATATTTTTTCCGGCCTCGGCGCGATCGTTCAACTCGGCGACGAAGCCGATTCAATAGTACGTCGCCAGGCCGCAATGGTCGTGCACCTGGGCGAAGGGGGCAGCAGCCTGGCTGGCGGCTCCAGAGCAACAGCCTTGCTGCAACTCCGGCAAGCACTGAACGACGCGCTGGATTACGCCGGCCATAAAGACGATTACGAACGTGGCAGCCGGCGTGCCTATGCGCTTAGCCAGTCGGATCTGGAAGCATTGCAAGCGGTCATCGAAGGGACCCTGCCGTTGATCGTGCACGTCGATCGGGCGAGCGATATTGAAGTGCTGCTTAGCATGGCGGCAGAGTACCGCCTGCAATTGTTGATCGCAGGTGGAACGGAGGCCTGGATGGTCGCCAAGCAACTTGCCGATGCGGGCGTAGGCGTAATACTTGACTCCATTAACAATTTGCCCGGCAGTTTTGACAAACTCAATGCCCGTCTGGATTCAGCGGCACTGTTGGCGGATGCCGGCGTGCCTGTCGCCTTTGGTGGCAGCAGCGTGCAAAACCACAATGCCAGAAACATCACGCAGGCCGCAGGCATTGCGGTCGCTAACGGCTTGACCTGGGAAACAGCGTTGCGCGCGCTCACACTTACGCCGGCCGAGTTTTACGGCGTTGCCGACCGCAGCGGAAGCATCGTCGCAGGCAAGGATGCCGACATCGTTATCTGGGCCGACGACCCGCTGGAGCTAAGCAGCTATCCCGAGCAGGTGTACATCAAAGGCGAGCAGATACCGATGCAAAGCCGGCAAACCTTGCTGCGCGACCGTTACCTGAAATCGGCCAGCCAGTTACCGCCTGCCTTCCGGCATTGA
- a CDS encoding amidohydrolase, with amino-acid sequence MRTRLPFLMLCAAASLSACNDRSSDEPATNSGEAYGSRYQALPATSTLLSGATVLTGTGERLDNADVLLQNGRIAAVGQDLKAPDVERVDASGLWITPGIIDVHSHLGVYPSPGVDAHSDGNEATAANTAEVWAEHSVWPQDPGFVAALAGGITSLQILPGSANLFGGRGVTLKNVPGTSVMDMKFPGAPYGLKMACGENPKRVYGGRGMPPSTRMGNVAGYRSAWIAASQYRDKQQKAAKGEGEAPDRDLKLETLAGVLDGEILIHNHCYRADEMAVMLEIAKEFDYQITAFHHAVEAYKIPDLLAENNVCAAVWADWWGFKMEAYDGIRENAAIIDNADACAVIHSDDDLGIQRLNQESAKVMGAAAKAGIEIPPERAIRWITANAAQALGILDQTGTLEADKMADITVWSGNPFSVYTTVERVYIDGALVYDRQRPEKNPLTDFSLGTAAVAGGAE; translated from the coding sequence ATGAGAACACGCCTACCCTTTCTGATGTTGTGTGCAGCGGCATCGCTTAGCGCCTGCAATGACCGTAGCAGCGACGAGCCCGCCACCAATTCCGGCGAGGCCTATGGCAGTCGCTACCAGGCCCTGCCAGCGACAAGCACCTTACTGAGCGGCGCGACGGTGCTGACCGGCACCGGCGAACGCCTCGACAATGCCGACGTGCTGCTGCAGAACGGCCGCATCGCGGCGGTGGGCCAGGACCTCAAGGCGCCCGATGTCGAACGCGTTGATGCCAGTGGCCTGTGGATCACGCCCGGCATTATCGATGTGCATTCTCATCTGGGTGTTTATCCCAGCCCGGGAGTGGACGCGCACTCCGATGGCAACGAAGCAACGGCCGCCAATACGGCGGAAGTCTGGGCAGAACACAGTGTCTGGCCACAGGACCCGGGCTTTGTTGCGGCCTTGGCCGGCGGCATTACCTCGCTGCAGATCCTGCCGGGTTCTGCGAACCTGTTCGGCGGCCGCGGTGTCACACTGAAGAACGTGCCGGGGACATCAGTGATGGACATGAAGTTTCCCGGCGCGCCGTACGGCCTGAAGATGGCCTGTGGCGAAAACCCAAAACGGGTATACGGCGGGCGCGGTATGCCGCCATCGACCCGCATGGGTAATGTCGCGGGCTACCGCAGTGCCTGGATCGCGGCAAGCCAGTACCGGGACAAACAGCAAAAAGCCGCAAAGGGTGAAGGTGAAGCGCCGGATCGTGACCTCAAACTCGAAACCCTCGCGGGCGTGCTGGATGGTGAAATACTGATTCACAACCATTGCTACCGCGCCGACGAAATGGCGGTCATGCTCGAAATTGCCAAGGAATTCGATTACCAGATCACGGCGTTTCATCATGCCGTCGAGGCCTACAAGATTCCCGACCTGCTGGCCGAGAATAACGTTTGTGCCGCAGTCTGGGCAGACTGGTGGGGCTTCAAGATGGAAGCCTATGACGGTATTCGCGAGAACGCCGCGATCATCGACAATGCAGACGCCTGCGCGGTTATTCATTCCGACGACGATCTGGGAATTCAACGGCTGAACCAGGAGAGCGCCAAGGTCATGGGTGCCGCTGCCAAAGCCGGCATCGAGATTCCTCCGGAGCGTGCTATCCGCTGGATAACGGCGAACGCCGCACAAGCGCTCGGCATTCTGGATCAGACCGGTACGCTCGAAGCCGACAAGATGGCCGACATAACGGTCTGGAGCGGCAACCCGTTCAGCGTTTACACAACCGTGGAGCGTGTTTACATCGACGGCGCGTTGGTTTACGACCGCCAGCGACCGGAGAAAAATCCCTTGACTGATTTCAGCCTTGGCACCGCAGCCGTCGCAGGAGGTGCCGAATGA
- the soxC gene encoding sulfite dehydrogenase, with product MQDSKPGEDYVAGNGLLDRRLFLRAGVGASAGLLCAHAVGQEREPWTRHPGAPMADSGAPAKHTAHIKRLGISSQAGTTGTGVSRTPLEHLDGIITPSRLHFERHHSGIPDIDPARHRLYITGLVKRPLSFSLESLLRYPAVSRIQFLECSGNSGGMLAPEPRDASCGELHGLVSASEWGGVPLSVLLEEAGVSKNASWVVADGADAAMMSRSVPLRKIMDDAIVALYQNGEPLRPGNGYPMRLFLPGWEGNMCVKWLRNVQVTAAPAMTKDETSRYSDLADNGRATLFSYPMGVKSLITSPSPGLAMGPAGIYQVKGLAWSGSGRIRRVEVSADGGKSWADAALDDSVLPMNLTRFRSAWHWNGEPAVILSRATDEHGEVQPTREQVLAGRASNSFYHYNGIQAWAIDRQGWVRNVYA from the coding sequence ATGCAAGACTCAAAACCAGGTGAGGATTACGTAGCCGGCAATGGCTTGCTGGATCGGCGGCTTTTTCTTCGGGCCGGTGTCGGTGCCAGTGCAGGTCTGCTCTGTGCCCACGCTGTCGGCCAGGAGCGCGAGCCGTGGACAAGGCACCCCGGGGCACCGATGGCTGACAGTGGTGCGCCGGCGAAACATACCGCCCACATCAAACGGCTCGGCATTAGTTCTCAGGCGGGTACAACGGGTACCGGAGTATCCCGCACACCACTGGAGCACCTGGACGGAATCATCACACCCAGTCGCCTGCATTTTGAGCGCCATCACAGTGGCATTCCCGATATCGATCCGGCACGGCATCGCCTTTACATCACCGGTCTTGTCAAACGGCCTTTGTCGTTTAGTCTCGAATCTCTGCTGCGATACCCAGCGGTCTCCAGAATTCAGTTCCTGGAATGTTCGGGCAACAGTGGCGGGATGCTCGCTCCGGAGCCGCGCGATGCCAGTTGCGGCGAATTGCACGGCTTGGTATCGGCAAGCGAATGGGGTGGCGTACCGTTGTCTGTGCTGCTGGAAGAGGCGGGCGTTAGCAAGAACGCATCCTGGGTAGTCGCAGATGGAGCGGACGCGGCCATGATGAGTCGCAGCGTTCCCCTGCGAAAAATCATGGACGATGCGATTGTTGCTTTGTATCAAAACGGGGAACCGTTGCGGCCGGGGAACGGTTATCCGATGCGGCTGTTCCTCCCGGGATGGGAGGGCAATATGTGTGTCAAATGGCTGCGCAATGTGCAGGTGACCGCGGCACCGGCCATGACTAAAGATGAGACATCGCGGTATTCAGACCTCGCGGACAATGGCCGGGCAACCCTGTTCAGTTATCCGATGGGTGTCAAATCGCTGATTACCAGCCCGTCTCCGGGATTGGCCATGGGGCCCGCCGGGATCTATCAGGTAAAAGGCCTTGCCTGGTCGGGAAGCGGACGCATCAGGCGGGTTGAGGTCTCCGCGGATGGCGGCAAGAGCTGGGCGGATGCGGCGCTGGATGACAGTGTGCTGCCGATGAACCTGACGCGCTTTCGCAGCGCATGGCACTGGAACGGAGAGCCTGCTGTGATACTCAGCCGGGCAACCGACGAGCACGGGGAGGTCCAGCCGACCCGGGAGCAGGTTCTGGCCGGCAGGGCCAGCAATTCGTTCTATCACTACAACGGAATTCAGGCCTGGGCCATCGATCGTCAGGGATGGGTGCGCAATGTCTACGCGTAA